A window from Triticum aestivum cultivar Chinese Spring chromosome 6D, IWGSC CS RefSeq v2.1, whole genome shotgun sequence encodes these proteins:
- the LOC123145895 gene encoding serine carboxypeptidase 24, translating to MATRRGVAGGGGVVGAVASVLVLWLAAGAAAGLVAADPGAEQRARDRVEALPGQPAVAFAQYSGYVTVSERHGRALFYWLTEAAGGDQASKPLVLWLNGGPGCSSVAYGASEEIGPFRIKPNGTGLYLNKYSWNREANLLFLESPAGVGFSYSNTSSDLKTSGDERTAQDSLQFLISWMSRFPQYRHRDFYIAGESYAGHYVPQLARKIVEYNKASPSPFINLKGILVGNAVTDNYYDNIGTVTYWWTHAMISDSTYRAILKLCNFTSANVSNACNRAMSYAMNHEFGDIDQYSIYTPSCHATSDSSAASGNSTAPRRHRRAVLRFKDTLIRRRSNSYDPCTETYAEKYYNRLDVQRAMHANTTRIPYRWTACSDVLIKTWNDSELSMLPTYRMLIKAGIRIWVFSGDTDSVVPVTATRFSLSHLGLKTKIRWYPWYSAGQVGGWSEVYEGLTFASVRGAGHEVPLFQPRRAFRMFVSFLAGKPLPKS from the exons ATGGCGACCCGGCGTggagtggcgggcggcggcggcgttgtgGGCGCCGTGGCGAGCGTCCTCGTGCTGTGGCTGGCGGCTGGAGCCGCTGCCGGCCTGGTCGCCGCCGACCCTGGCGCGGAGCAGCGGGCGCGGGACCGGGTGGAGGCGCTGCCGGGGCAGCCGGCGGTGGCGTTCGCGCAGTACTCCGGGTACGTGACGGTGAGCGAGCGGCACGGGCGCGCGCTCTTCTACTGGCTCACCGAggccgccggcggcgaccaggccaGCAAGCCCCTCGTCCTCTGGCTTAACGGCG GACCTGGGTGCTCCTCTGTGGCTTACGGCGCGTCCGAGGAGATCGGCCCGTTCCGGATCAAGCCCAACGGGACGGGGCTCTACCTCAACAAGTACTCATGGAACAGAG AGGCGAACCTTCTCTTCCTCGAGTCCCCGGCCGGCGTCGGCTTCTCCTACTCCAACACCTCCTCCGATCTCAAGACCTCCGGCGACGAGAGGACCG CGCAAGACTCGCTGCAGTTCTTGATCAGCTGGATGTCGCGGTTCCCGCAGTACCGGCACCGGGATTTCTACATCGCCGGAGAAAGCTACGCCG GCCACTACGTGCCCCAGTTGGCGAGGAAGATCGTCGAGTACAACAAGGCTTCGCCGAGCCCCTTCATCAACCTAAAGGGAATCCTT GTGGGGAACGCGGTGACCGACAACTACTACGACAACATCGGCACGGTGACCTACTGGTGGACGCACGCCATGATCTCCGACAGCACCTACCGGGCCATCCTCAAGCTCTGCAACTTCACCAGCGCCAACGTCTCGAACGCCTGCAACCGCGCCATGAGCTACGCCATGAACCACGAGTTCGGGGACATCGACCAGTACAGCATCTACACGCCCTCCTGCCACGCCACCTCCGACTCGTCTGCGGCATCCGGCAACTCCACTGCACCCCGCAGGCACCGCCGTGCCGTGCTCAGGTTCAAGGACACCCTCATCCGCCGGAGGTCCAACAGCTACGACCCCTGCACCGAGACCTACGCCGAGAAGTACTACAACCGGCTCGACGTGCAGAGGGCCATGCACGCCAACACCACCAGGATCCCCTACAGATGGACAGCCTGCAG TGATGTGCTCATCAAGACATGGAACGACTCCGAGTTGTCGATGCTGCCGACCTACAGGATGCTGATCAAGGCTGGGATCAGGATATGGGTGTTCAG CGGCGACACGGATTCGGTTGTCCCGGTGACAGCGACGAGGTTTTCGCTCAGCCACCTTGGTCTCAAGACTAAGATCCGCTGGTACCCATGGTACTCAGCCGGTCAG GTAGGAGGGTGGTCTGAGGTGTATGAAGGACTGACATTTGCGTCGGTGAGAGGCGCAGGGCATGAGGTACCATTGTTCCAGCCAAGGAGGGCCTTCAGGATGTTCGTATCATTCCTGGCTGGGAAGCCATTGCCCAAATCCTGA
- the LOC123145896 gene encoding cytochrome c oxidase copper chaperone 2-like gives MGSTESPTPVQAPVCSIVNSGPAAPATDSKPKKKICCACPDTKRLRDECIVEYGESACTKWIEAHKQCLRAEGFKV, from the coding sequence ATGGGCAGCACGGAATCCCCAACGCCCGTGCAAGCACCTGTGTGCTCGATTGTGAACAGTGGCCCAGCAGCTCCTGCCACTGACTCGAAACCGAAGAAGAAGATATGCTGCGCTTGCCCTGACACCAAGAGGCTCAGAGATGAGTGCATCGTCGAGTACGGGGAGTCTGCGtgcaccaagtggatcgaggctcaCAAGCAATGCCTCCGTGCCGAGGGCTTCAAGGTCTGA